From Geitlerinema sp. PCC 9228, one genomic window encodes:
- a CDS encoding RDD family protein: MSKSRVSVENRNRRKQPRSANFQARRNPNIAANRTASDRFWNMKAELIPDLPPKPPFWRRACAFLLDFVVAYLVTVIISPNWFIHTFFFLVAWLGNRILFVGRNRGQSIGRWAFDMKLIDRNRRIPYLDMLLRREAITAAEGVLLLWAVYALFAGNSVAFLLVIPPIADAIAAWSDEANQQSFHDRYADTFMASSRRGYSLDVKIQKWVELALRSMRK; encoded by the coding sequence ATGTCGAAATCTCGAGTTAGCGTAGAAAATAGAAACAGGAGAAAGCAGCCTCGTAGCGCCAACTTTCAAGCGAGGCGGAACCCCAATATCGCTGCCAACCGTACGGCGTCCGATCGCTTTTGGAACATGAAAGCCGAACTTATCCCCGATCTACCGCCCAAACCACCCTTTTGGCGACGCGCTTGTGCGTTTTTACTGGATTTTGTGGTTGCCTACTTGGTTACTGTTATTATTAGTCCTAACTGGTTTATCCACACATTCTTTTTCCTGGTGGCGTGGTTGGGCAATCGTATTTTATTCGTCGGTCGCAACCGCGGTCAAAGTATTGGAAGGTGGGCTTTTGATATGAAACTCATCGACCGCAACCGGCGGATTCCCTACCTAGACATGTTGCTGCGGCGGGAAGCCATCACAGCGGCAGAAGGCGTTTTGCTACTGTGGGCTGTCTATGCCCTGTTTGCTGGCAATTCAGTTGCGTTTTTGCTAGTCATTCCTCCCATTGCGGATGCGATCGCTGCTTGGAGTGACGAAGCCAACCAGCAATCCTTTCACGACCGCTATGCCGACACCTTTATGGCCTCCTCCCGCCGCGGTTATTCC
- the rpiA gene encoding ribose-5-phosphate isomerase RpiA gives MSEDPSTVMKQQVGKAAAARVQSNSVVGLGTGSTTAYAIQYIGDRLQSGDLKNIRGIPTSFQAEVLAKKYGIPLTTLDAIDRIDIAIDGADEVDPNLNLIKGGGAAHTREKVVDSLADQFVVVVDSGKLVDRLGSNFLLPVEVLPMAIVPVMRKIEQLGGKPELRMGVKKAGPVITDQGNMVIDVKFESISDPANLEKTLNNIPGVLENGLFVGVADVVLVGEVKDGQPSVRQL, from the coding sequence ATGAGCGAAGATCCATCTACAGTGATGAAGCAGCAGGTAGGCAAAGCGGCAGCGGCAAGAGTCCAATCCAATTCGGTGGTTGGTTTGGGAACTGGTTCCACTACGGCCTATGCCATTCAGTATATCGGCGATCGCTTGCAATCTGGCGATTTAAAAAATATTCGCGGCATTCCTACTTCATTTCAAGCGGAGGTTCTCGCCAAAAAATACGGCATTCCGCTAACGACGTTGGATGCCATCGATCGCATCGATATTGCTATTGATGGCGCTGATGAAGTAGATCCCAATCTTAATTTAATCAAAGGAGGTGGTGCCGCGCACACCCGGGAGAAAGTGGTAGACTCTCTAGCAGACCAATTTGTGGTGGTGGTTGATAGCGGCAAGTTGGTAGATCGGTTAGGCTCTAATTTTTTGCTACCGGTAGAAGTATTGCCTATGGCGATTGTTCCCGTCATGCGCAAAATCGAACAGCTAGGCGGCAAGCCGGAATTGCGTATGGGGGTTAAAAAGGCTGGTCCGGTCATTACCGACCAGGGAAACATGGTCATTGATGTGAAGTTTGAGTCAATTTCCGATCCGGCAAATTTGGAAAAAACCCTCAATAATATTCCTGGTGTATTAGAAAATGGCTTGTTTGTGGGCGTAGCCGATGTGGTTTTGGTTGGCGAGGTAAAAGACGGTCAACCTTCCGTACGCCAGTTGTAG